A single genomic interval of Adhaeribacter pallidiroseus harbors:
- a CDS encoding Ig-like domain-containing protein has translation MAQTWLDVNSTELAGGRGANLVFALAKNGTPYVAYSNGLLSGRATVKKFDGAHWVKVGAEGISVDYAGELALAVDANNVPYLAYTDNATNGQLSVKKFDGTNWVAVGTGLQTNKYPNGLRLVLTSTGTPYLAFTENGKGWVKQLNGATWQTVGTGSFPLPQTEKLALALDPKNTPYVAFTDITKNGQAAVQRWDGSNWVNVGTSGIAVGAAFDLSINIAPNGIPYITFREFQAAAINKLGVTKVKQFNGTTWEEVSASNFSDSWVYFASLGIDNNNNLYVAYRESAAGMGNPGQTKVKRLIGEEWEEIGTSNLTSGAVNDVFLALTDTGLMYVAFADGAKARAATVLKIDVSTLVVTAKAPTKLDLTTNSDKGTSATDNITNVALPTITGIAGSKALITVYVDGKSAGTTIADSIGNWSFTFTTALAAGNRNLAATATYNNGLISAFSSTLCINLDFTAPVVNGIANNGIYKTNKTITYSGGTATLNNEAYVSGTLVSADGVYNLLASDVAGNTTAVQFTIDQTIPVASLVINNNAATTNQNEATLTITAPDATSMRFYDNDDNIIWSAWEPVNATKTWTLSSGSGSKWIKLQVRDAAGNVSASVSDNITLDQSAPTVSFSSTVISPTGTNNIPVKINFSEEVINFTAAAVTVTNATKGTFSGSGKYYTLYIKPVNVAGGASAVISLNVPAGVVADAATNKNLASSTFTITYVAPITAPQVVNLPFTVLSASTVSLGGNVTSSGGSPVVARGIVYSATATAPSINSAKILMGAGEGSFTTTLSNLKPGITYYARAYATNLVGTTYGAVQKITTTPLTSLETGTTGVPATNVSEPVTNATTTQASLNAYPNPFQQQATIEFTYNTTTTYSIAVYDMNGTQVQTLPTGTAQAGEKVQVSLSAEKLESGIYTIRLSTPKSVQNLKLICKK, from the coding sequence GTGGCGCAGACCTGGTTAGATGTAAATTCAACAGAGCTTGCCGGTGGAAGAGGGGCTAATCTGGTCTTTGCCTTGGCTAAGAATGGTACCCCTTATGTAGCTTATTCAAACGGATTATTAAGCGGCCGGGCTACAGTTAAAAAATTTGATGGAGCACACTGGGTGAAAGTAGGTGCCGAAGGTATTTCGGTAGATTATGCTGGTGAATTAGCCCTAGCGGTTGATGCTAATAATGTTCCTTACTTAGCTTACACGGATAATGCCACTAATGGACAATTAAGTGTAAAAAAGTTTGACGGAACCAATTGGGTTGCAGTTGGTACAGGACTGCAAACAAACAAATATCCGAACGGACTTCGATTAGTATTAACTTCAACGGGTACACCTTACCTCGCTTTCACGGAGAATGGTAAAGGCTGGGTAAAACAATTAAATGGTGCTACCTGGCAAACAGTAGGTACCGGTAGCTTTCCTTTGCCACAAACTGAAAAGTTAGCATTAGCTCTGGATCCAAAAAATACGCCTTACGTAGCATTTACTGATATCACTAAAAACGGACAAGCTGCCGTACAGCGCTGGGATGGTAGTAACTGGGTAAATGTGGGTACCAGCGGAATAGCCGTTGGTGCAGCCTTTGATCTTTCCATTAACATAGCTCCTAATGGCATTCCTTACATCACCTTCCGGGAATTTCAAGCCGCAGCTATTAATAAATTAGGAGTAACTAAAGTAAAACAATTTAATGGTACCACCTGGGAAGAAGTAAGTGCTTCTAACTTTTCTGATTCGTGGGTATATTTTGCCTCATTAGGAATCGATAACAATAATAACTTATACGTGGCTTACCGGGAAAGTGCTGCCGGAATGGGCAATCCGGGTCAGACAAAAGTAAAACGTTTGATTGGTGAAGAATGGGAAGAAATTGGTACATCAAATCTTACTTCCGGAGCCGTTAATGATGTTTTTCTTGCCCTTACCGATACTGGTTTAATGTACGTTGCCTTTGCGGATGGCGCAAAGGCCCGGGCAGCAACGGTCTTAAAAATTGATGTTTCTACTCTGGTAGTGACCGCAAAAGCTCCCACTAAATTAGATTTAACAACTAATAGCGATAAAGGAACCAGTGCCACTGACAATATCACGAATGTAGCTTTACCAACTATAACCGGTATAGCCGGCTCAAAAGCTCTGATTACTGTTTATGTTGATGGAAAAAGTGCCGGCACCACAATAGCTGATAGTATTGGTAACTGGAGCTTTACTTTTACAACAGCTTTAGCAGCCGGTAACCGGAATCTGGCGGCTACTGCCACCTATAATAATGGTTTAATTAGTGCTTTTAGTAGTACATTATGCATTAACCTGGACTTTACAGCCCCTGTTGTAAATGGTATAGCCAATAACGGAATTTATAAAACAAATAAAACTATTACTTATAGCGGCGGAACAGCAACCTTAAACAACGAAGCTTATGTAAGCGGTACCTTGGTTAGTGCAGATGGCGTATATAATTTATTAGCGAGCGATGTAGCAGGTAATACCACTGCTGTACAATTTACAATTGATCAAACAATTCCGGTCGCTAGCCTGGTAATAAATAACAATGCAGCCACTACTAACCAGAACGAAGCAACGCTTACGATTACTGCTCCGGATGCTACCTCAATGCGTTTTTACGATAACGACGATAATATAATATGGTCGGCTTGGGAGCCAGTAAACGCTACTAAAACCTGGACCTTATCAAGCGGTAGCGGCAGCAAGTGGATAAAATTACAAGTACGCGATGCCGCGGGTAATGTATCTGCATCGGTTTCTGATAATATTACTTTAGATCAATCAGCGCCAACGGTTTCTTTTAGCAGTACCGTAATCAGTCCTACTGGTACTAATAATATTCCCGTAAAAATTAATTTTTCTGAAGAGGTAATCAACTTTACTGCTGCTGCCGTTACGGTAACCAATGCTACAAAAGGTACCTTTTCCGGAAGTGGCAAATACTACACTTTATATATTAAACCGGTTAATGTGGCCGGAGGAGCATCCGCTGTGATTTCTCTCAACGTTCCGGCCGGCGTAGTAGCCGATGCCGCTACCAACAAAAATCTGGCATCTTCTACATTTACTATTACTTACGTTGCCCCCATCACGGCTCCGCAGGTGGTAAATCTTCCTTTCACGGTATTATCTGCTTCTACGGTAAGTTTAGGTGGTAATGTTACTTCCAGTGGAGGTAGCCCAGTAGTAGCAAGAGGTATTGTGTACAGCGCTACCGCCACCGCACCATCTATTAATAGCGCGAAAATTTTAATGGGTGCCGGAGAAGGATCGTTTACTACAACCTTAAGTAACTTAAAACCAGGTATTACCTATTACGCTCGCGCTTATGCTACTAACTTGGTCGGAACAACTTACGGAGCAGTTCAAAAAATTACAACCACTCCCTTAACTTCACTTGAAACCGGAACTACGGGTGTACCGGCTACTAACGTTAGCGAACCGGTAACCAACGCTACAACTACGCAAGCTAGCTTAAATGCTTATCCAAATCCTTTTCAGCAACAAGCTACTATCGAGTTTACCTATAACACAACTACTACCTATAGCATCGCCGTTTACGATATGAACGGAACACAAGTACAAACTTTACCTACAGGTACTGCTCAAGCCGGCGAAAAAGTTCAGGTTAGTTTATCCGCTGAAAAATTAGAAAGTGGTATTTATACCATTCGTCTCAGCACTCCAAAAAGCGTTCAAAATTTAAAATTAATCTGTAAAAAATAA
- a CDS encoding RNA polymerase sigma factor, producing the protein MEHSDQKYIKALVTNDEVLVKEIYRKFSGKIKWMVLKNNGTETAAGDIFQEALLSICHKAKMYDLVLSCPFDAFIYTICKNLWLKELSKQKAHPVISDDEGLEIGEDNTKLAEECLMQEQRVNLLNEKLDELGGDCAKLLRLNWGGKSMGEVAQELKMTYAYARKKKVGCMEKLIGLIKRTPQFNSLKW; encoded by the coding sequence ATGGAGCATTCAGACCAAAAATATATAAAAGCATTAGTAACGAATGATGAAGTCTTGGTTAAAGAGATTTATCGAAAATTCTCCGGTAAAATCAAATGGATGGTTTTAAAAAATAACGGGACAGAAACAGCAGCGGGGGACATATTTCAAGAAGCTTTATTGTCTATTTGTCATAAAGCAAAAATGTACGACCTGGTTCTGTCGTGTCCTTTCGATGCATTTATTTATACTATTTGTAAAAATCTTTGGCTAAAAGAATTAAGCAAACAAAAAGCACATCCCGTAATTTCCGACGACGAAGGATTGGAGATAGGAGAAGATAATACAAAATTGGCGGAAGAATGCCTGATGCAGGAGCAACGGGTGAACTTATTGAATGAAAAACTCGATGAATTAGGTGGAGATTGTGCTAAACTGCTTCGCTTAAACTGGGGAGGTAAATCAATGGGGGAAGTAGCGCAAGAATTAAAGATGACTTACGCGTATGCCCGCAAAAAAAAGGTAGGCTGCATGGAAAAATTAATCGGGCTAATAAAACGAACCCCGCAGTTTAATTCATTGAAATGGTAA
- a CDS encoding SusC/RagA family TonB-linked outer membrane protein: MTGKVTGEKEEGLPGVTVLLKGTSNGTTTDPDGNYSLNVPNGSGTLVVSFVGYLTQEVPINNRSAINVALAPDTKALEEVVVVGYGTQSRGTVTGAVSQIQANDITRTPAVTTSGALVGKVQGITSRQTDARPGGTTNIQIRNLGDPLYVIDGVPSDAGQFNNLGINDIENISILKDASAAIYGLRAANGVILVTTKKGKAGEKTKINLSGYYGLQNFTRFPQPANAYQHQRALVESAQNRGETSNITPEELEKWRIGTEKGYQSTDYYDFIMRPNVPQYFLNGSASGGSETMNYYLSVTHLNQEALIKDFRFDRTNIQANLDAGIAKGLRVGTQISGRIEKRHQAGLPGLDDYFNPFLSIFTMWPTERPYANDNPKYINQTHNVNVNPATYDEDITGPIDEIWRGIKGNVYAQYDFNFGLTAKATYSYNFTNFDFDGFEYTYDAYTYDAATDTYNKVPGGGNQNPWRERRKRNVIDRFAQVQLNWNKQFGSHGVSAVAAYERSDVDNKYMIVHTVPPNNYIPIQYFANQDFLLDEWNVEARAGYIARLYYNFKEKYLLEVLGRYDGSFVFRKDSRWGLFPGISVGWKLSEENFLKDRVSFLNDLKLRASYGKTGSDRYQDPGNPANTLWVVNPFSYLSGYNWASGNAVFNGNLVRACSPEDYQ; this comes from the coding sequence GTGACTGGAAAAGTAACCGGAGAAAAAGAAGAAGGTTTACCTGGAGTAACGGTATTGTTAAAAGGAACATCCAATGGTACAACAACAGATCCGGATGGTAATTATTCGTTGAATGTACCTAATGGCAGCGGTACGTTGGTGGTTTCTTTTGTAGGTTATCTTACGCAAGAAGTGCCAATAAATAATCGCTCTGCTATCAACGTAGCCCTGGCCCCAGATACCAAGGCCTTAGAAGAAGTAGTGGTTGTGGGATATGGAACACAATCCCGGGGAACGGTTACCGGAGCTGTAAGTCAAATACAAGCCAATGATATTACCCGTACTCCGGCCGTAACTACTTCGGGCGCTTTGGTGGGTAAAGTGCAGGGCATTACCAGCCGCCAAACCGATGCCCGGCCCGGTGGTACTACCAATATTCAAATCCGAAATTTAGGTGACCCATTGTATGTCATTGATGGGGTGCCTTCCGATGCGGGTCAGTTTAATAACCTGGGAATTAATGATATTGAAAATATTTCCATTTTAAAAGATGCTTCGGCGGCCATTTACGGTTTACGGGCGGCTAATGGAGTAATATTGGTTACCACTAAAAAAGGCAAGGCCGGCGAAAAAACTAAAATTAACTTATCGGGTTATTACGGCTTGCAAAATTTTACCCGCTTTCCCCAACCGGCCAATGCGTACCAACACCAGCGGGCCTTAGTGGAGTCGGCGCAGAACCGCGGTGAAACCTCCAACATCACGCCGGAAGAACTGGAAAAATGGCGCATCGGTACCGAAAAAGGTTATCAAAGTACCGATTATTATGATTTTATCATGCGCCCCAACGTGCCGCAATACTTTTTAAACGGGAGTGCTTCCGGCGGTTCCGAAACCATGAATTATTACTTATCGGTTACCCACCTGAACCAGGAGGCGTTAATCAAAGACTTTCGATTCGATCGGACGAACATCCAGGCTAATTTAGATGCGGGTATTGCCAAAGGTTTACGGGTGGGTACGCAAATCAGCGGACGAATTGAGAAACGCCACCAGGCTGGTTTACCGGGGCTGGACGATTATTTTAATCCTTTTCTGAGTATTTTTACCATGTGGCCCACCGAAAGACCTTATGCGAACGACAACCCGAAATACATCAATCAGACGCACAACGTAAACGTAAACCCGGCTACCTACGACGAAGATATTACCGGACCAATAGATGAAATCTGGCGCGGTATCAAAGGCAACGTGTACGCGCAGTACGATTTTAATTTTGGTTTAACTGCCAAGGCCACCTATTCTTACAATTTTACCAATTTTGATTTTGATGGTTTTGAGTACACCTACGATGCCTATACTTACGACGCAGCTACCGATACCTATAATAAAGTACCCGGCGGTGGAAATCAAAATCCGTGGCGGGAGCGGCGCAAACGCAATGTAATCGACCGGTTTGCCCAGGTTCAGTTAAACTGGAACAAGCAATTCGGTAGCCACGGTGTATCGGCGGTAGCGGCTTACGAACGGTCGGATGTAGACAATAAATACATGATCGTGCATACCGTACCACCCAATAATTACATCCCTATCCAGTATTTTGCTAATCAGGATTTTCTGTTGGACGAGTGGAACGTAGAAGCCCGGGCGGGTTACATTGCCCGTTTATATTATAACTTTAAAGAAAAGTATTTACTCGAAGTACTGGGCCGCTACGATGGATCTTTCGTGTTTAGAAAAGATAGCCGATGGGGCTTATTTCCGGGAATATCCGTGGGCTGGAAACTTTCGGAAGAGAATTTCTTAAAAGATCGCGTTTCGTTTTTAAATGATTTAAAACTGCGGGCTTCTTACGGTAAAACCGGTAGCGACCGGTATCAGGATCCCGGCAATCCGGCCAATACCTTGTGGGTAGTTAACCCTTTTAGTTACTTATCGGGTTATAATTGGGCCAGCGGTAACGCCGTATTTAATGGGAACCTGGTACGGGCCTGCAGCCCAGAGGATTACCAATAA
- a CDS encoding DUF2382 domain-containing protein, protein MALNDNNNNNQLLELSDSDYEIAEGQPDIRGWDVKDRQGKTIGEVDELIFDPQSLKVRYLVLDLEDTSMLDTDDNDVLIPIGIAELHESNDDVILSNLDASQLSSLPRYKKGMLTRDYEDSVRNAFSGIGTGAALAGAGGDDYYNHDFYNEDNFYRNRQAGATTTATETGAIPIIEEELHLGKRVVETGGARLRSRVIEKPVEESINLREEHVHVERTPVNRPATEADLSNFQEGEIEITEHAEVPVVAKEARVVEEISLEKEVEEREETIRDTVRRTDVEIDNLDTDVDLENRRTTDLDNRRSTDL, encoded by the coding sequence ATGGCTTTAAACGATAATAATAACAACAATCAACTGCTGGAACTAAGTGACAGCGATTACGAAATTGCCGAAGGTCAACCGGATATTCGGGGTTGGGATGTGAAGGACCGTCAGGGTAAAACGATTGGCGAAGTAGATGAACTTATTTTCGATCCGCAATCGCTAAAGGTACGTTATTTGGTACTTGACCTGGAAGACACCAGCATGTTAGATACCGATGACAATGATGTGCTTATCCCCATTGGAATAGCCGAATTACACGAGTCGAATGATGACGTAATATTGTCTAACCTGGATGCTTCTCAATTAAGCTCCTTGCCTCGGTATAAAAAAGGCATGCTAACCCGCGATTACGAAGATTCCGTACGGAATGCTTTTTCCGGAATAGGAACTGGAGCCGCCTTGGCCGGTGCTGGAGGCGATGACTATTATAATCACGATTTTTACAACGAAGATAATTTTTACCGCAACCGTCAAGCTGGTGCCACTACAACCGCCACCGAAACAGGTGCTATTCCGATTATAGAAGAAGAACTACACCTTGGTAAACGGGTAGTTGAAACTGGAGGAGCCCGCTTGCGCAGCCGCGTTATTGAAAAACCAGTGGAAGAAAGTATTAACTTGCGCGAAGAACATGTGCATGTGGAGCGTACTCCAGTTAACCGCCCCGCCACTGAGGCCGACTTATCTAACTTCCAGGAAGGAGAAATTGAAATTACTGAACACGCCGAAGTACCGGTTGTAGCTAAAGAAGCTCGGGTAGTAGAAGAGATTTCGCTGGAAAAAGAAGTGGAAGAACGGGAAGAAACCATCCGAGATACTGTCCGCCGTACAGATGTAGAAATCGATAATTTGGATACCGATGTAGATTTAGAAAATAGGCGAACTACGGATTTAGATAACCGCCGTTCTACCGATTTATAG
- a CDS encoding tetratricopeptide repeat protein, with protein sequence MNQDYLEQIEAYLNGEMSPVDQSLFESALASDKELSHTYKMYRTIEADMRGFEKYKLEDDLLKNTLSTLNKEYFKNEPQPATRVIPLYSNRIFKMAAAIAASIIFVLVSYFAFFRPAENMQVLADAYLKEHLQQISQTVSVPDDTLQFGVAGKHHAKDTNQDSLAIGITAYNNQEFNTALGYFRGVLKKYPNDKNVKKYTGLVYLHTQAYDQALREFDELANNPDLENNSALFLKAVTLMLRNQPGDKKEAKQLLQQVVKTHAEGSKEAAEWLQKL encoded by the coding sequence ATGAACCAAGATTATTTAGAGCAAATTGAGGCGTACTTAAATGGCGAAATGAGCCCGGTAGATCAATCTCTTTTCGAATCGGCTTTAGCTTCGGACAAAGAACTATCTCATACTTATAAGATGTACCGCACTATTGAAGCAGATATGCGCGGCTTTGAAAAATACAAGCTGGAGGATGACCTTCTAAAAAACACCTTAAGCACTTTAAATAAGGAATATTTTAAAAATGAACCGCAGCCAGCCACCAGAGTAATTCCTTTATATTCTAATCGGATTTTTAAAATGGCTGCTGCTATTGCGGCCAGTATAATTTTTGTTTTGGTTAGCTATTTTGCCTTTTTTCGGCCAGCAGAAAACATGCAAGTTCTGGCGGATGCTTACCTGAAAGAGCATTTACAACAAATTAGCCAAACGGTGAGTGTGCCGGACGACACGCTGCAATTTGGTGTGGCCGGAAAGCACCACGCGAAAGATACCAATCAGGATAGCCTGGCCATTGGCATTACTGCTTATAATAATCAGGAATTTAATACCGCTCTGGGCTATTTTCGGGGAGTTTTAAAAAAATATCCCAATGATAAAAACGTTAAAAAGTACACCGGTCTCGTTTACCTGCATACGCAGGCGTATGATCAAGCCTTGCGGGAGTTTGATGAACTAGCCAATAACCCGGACCTAGAAAACAATTCTGCCCTTTTCCTGAAAGCAGTAACTTTAATGCTGCGGAACCAGCCAGGCGATAAAAAAGAAGCTAAACAACTACTGCAACAAGTAGTAAAAACGCATGCCGAAGGAAGCAAAGAAGCGGCGGAGTGGTTGCAAAAGTTGTAG
- a CDS encoding ADP-ribosylglycohydrolase family protein, translating to MNKTFVILLLLCYSSVFSQTFKSGNGPTSSSNHKTITLTKDALQDKIKGGWAGQTIGVTYGGPMEFRYNGTLIQEYQPIVWYDGYLKKTMTENPGLYDDIYMDLTFVDVLEKEGLDAPVSSFAKSYANAGYALWHANQVGRYNILHGIAAPESGHWLNNPHADCIDYQIEADFAGLMSPGMPNTASQISDKIGHIMNYGDGWYGGVYMGALYTLAFTSNDIKYIVKEALKTIPAKSNYYQCMSDVIRWHEQYPNDWKQTWFEVQKKWTSDTGCPDGIYKPFNIDATVNSAYVIIGLLYGNSDFGKTVEIATRCGQDADCNPSSAAGILGTMLGYSKIPPYWKQGLKEVESLDFKYTTMSLNEVYDIGLKHALQQITSNGGKVVGNNVTIQLQQPQPVRLEQSFGGHFPAKRLNVNKPLKDEYTFTFDGNGFVVTGETAKWDSKSEYVCKAEIYLDNKLLETVELPTSFTGRRPELFWKYKLPNGQHSVKIKLLNPTPENTCQLGDIITYSDKPMPTVAGK from the coding sequence ATGAACAAAACCTTTGTAATCTTATTACTACTCTGTTATAGTAGCGTCTTTTCCCAAACATTTAAATCAGGCAATGGCCCAACTAGTAGTTCTAATCACAAAACCATAACCCTTACGAAAGATGCTTTACAAGATAAAATTAAAGGGGGCTGGGCTGGTCAGACTATTGGGGTTACATACGGCGGCCCTATGGAGTTTCGCTACAATGGTACGCTCATTCAGGAATATCAACCTATTGTTTGGTACGATGGATATCTGAAAAAAACCATGACCGAAAATCCTGGTTTGTACGATGATATTTACATGGATCTCACCTTTGTGGATGTGTTAGAAAAAGAAGGTTTAGATGCGCCGGTGAGTTCTTTTGCTAAATCGTACGCTAACGCGGGTTATGCCCTATGGCACGCAAACCAAGTTGGCCGGTACAATATTTTACACGGTATAGCCGCACCGGAGTCCGGTCATTGGTTAAATAACCCGCACGCCGATTGTATTGATTATCAGATAGAAGCCGATTTTGCTGGCCTGATGTCGCCGGGCATGCCTAATACCGCTTCCCAGATAAGCGATAAAATTGGGCATATCATGAACTACGGCGACGGTTGGTACGGTGGAGTTTACATGGGCGCTTTGTATACGCTTGCTTTTACTTCTAACGACATAAAATATATTGTAAAAGAAGCCTTGAAAACAATTCCGGCTAAAAGCAATTACTATCAATGTATGAGCGATGTAATCCGGTGGCACGAGCAATACCCTAACGATTGGAAACAAACCTGGTTTGAGGTACAAAAAAAATGGACCTCCGATACAGGTTGCCCGGATGGCATTTATAAACCTTTTAATATTGATGCTACCGTAAATTCAGCGTACGTGATTATTGGTTTACTCTATGGAAACAGCGATTTCGGGAAAACAGTGGAAATTGCTACTCGCTGCGGACAAGATGCCGATTGTAATCCATCCTCGGCGGCCGGTATTTTAGGAACCATGTTGGGTTACAGCAAAATACCCCCGTACTGGAAACAAGGTTTAAAAGAAGTCGAGTCTTTAGATTTCAAATATACTACCATGTCGCTGAATGAAGTTTACGATATAGGTTTAAAGCATGCTTTACAACAAATAACCAGCAATGGTGGCAAAGTAGTGGGCAACAACGTTACAATCCAGCTGCAACAACCTCAACCCGTGCGTTTAGAACAAAGTTTTGGGGGCCATTTTCCGGCTAAACGCTTAAACGTTAATAAACCTTTAAAAGATGAGTATACTTTTACTTTTGATGGCAACGGCTTTGTAGTAACCGGCGAAACAGCCAAATGGGATTCTAAATCGGAGTACGTATGTAAAGCAGAAATATACCTGGATAACAAACTGCTGGAAACCGTAGAACTACCCACCAGCTTTACCGGCCGCCGTCCTGAGTTATTCTGGAAATATAAACTACCGAATGGCCAACACAGTGTAAAAATTAAATTACTTAATCCCACTCCGGAAAACACCTGCCAACTAGGAGATATTATCACCTATTCTGATAAGCCCATGCCAACGGTAGCAGGTAAATAA
- a CDS encoding AraC family transcriptional regulator, whose amino-acid sequence MKSAIRKSEIRESKAFVINYLDDPFFDTNWHFHSEYQLFVVLEGRGTRFIGDNIAHFQEGEVVFIAPNMPHLWRNDDAFFNKNSQLRAQGIVIYFPNNLFGDCLLNKDEMLGIKQLLERSNRGIEFQGQTGKKIANMMKDLLYLPGLEGIIQLLSILNVLSESTEYQYISSLGYTNNVKEGEKDRMNEVYTFIMQNYRKNILLEEVAEIASMSPTSFSRFFKVRTNKSFTSFLTELRIGYACKLLLEDDNTIAQICYESGCNTLSNFNKQFKEVTHKTPYAYKKEYLKAI is encoded by the coding sequence ATGAAATCTGCTATTCGCAAATCTGAAATTCGAGAGTCGAAAGCTTTTGTAATAAATTATTTAGACGATCCTTTTTTTGATACTAATTGGCATTTTCATTCCGAATACCAATTGTTCGTTGTTTTAGAAGGCCGGGGTACGCGGTTTATTGGCGATAATATTGCGCATTTTCAGGAAGGTGAAGTGGTATTTATCGCTCCTAATATGCCCCATTTGTGGCGGAATGATGACGCTTTTTTTAATAAAAACAGTCAATTACGTGCACAAGGCATAGTAATCTACTTCCCTAACAATTTATTTGGAGATTGCCTGCTAAACAAAGACGAAATGTTAGGCATTAAGCAGCTACTCGAGAGATCAAATCGCGGAATTGAATTCCAGGGCCAAACCGGAAAAAAAATAGCCAACATGATGAAAGACTTGTTGTACCTGCCGGGCCTGGAAGGGATTATTCAACTACTGTCCATTTTAAATGTATTGTCCGAGTCCACGGAATACCAATATATATCTAGTCTAGGTTATACCAATAATGTTAAAGAAGGAGAAAAAGATCGCATGAATGAAGTATACACCTTTATTATGCAAAACTACCGGAAGAATATTTTACTGGAAGAAGTTGCCGAAATCGCCAGTATGTCCCCCACTTCTTTCAGCCGATTTTTTAAAGTCAGGACTAACAAATCTTTTACTTCCTTTTTAACAGAACTAAGGATAGGTTATGCCTGCAAACTTTTGTTGGAAGATGATAATACCATTGCCCAAATTTGTTATGAAAGTGGTTGTAATACCCTATCTAACTTTAACAAGCAGTTTAAAGAAGTTACTCATAAAACACCGTACGCGTATAAAAAAGAATACCTAAAAGCTATCTAG
- a CDS encoding OmpA family protein produces MAELNVQPKSKRPWWLWLLLALLALALLFFLLRGCNREEATTPTNTGAPADSTAMAPTGNTLDWEGIDFGAPAATYEEITDAGISVRGNDEYAIYSVDETILFDTDKNTIKANAADKLKQVSESMGKRFANGQVRIYGHTDAQGSAGYNMQLAEQRAEAVKNWLTQNGNITEDRISLHPVGESQPVASNASAEGRQQNRRVEIVVRRGDQG; encoded by the coding sequence ATGGCCGAATTAAATGTACAACCCAAAAGTAAGCGTCCCTGGTGGCTCTGGCTTCTTTTAGCTCTTCTGGCGCTAGCCCTATTATTTTTCTTGTTGCGTGGTTGCAACCGGGAAGAAGCAACTACCCCAACTAATACTGGCGCCCCCGCTGATTCTACCGCAATGGCTCCTACAGGAAACACGCTAGATTGGGAAGGAATAGATTTTGGAGCTCCTGCTGCAACTTACGAAGAAATTACTGATGCTGGTATTTCCGTACGCGGTAATGATGAATACGCTATCTACTCCGTGGATGAAACTATTTTGTTCGATACTGACAAAAATACCATTAAAGCTAACGCTGCAGATAAGTTAAAGCAAGTTTCTGAATCGATGGGAAAACGTTTTGCAAATGGCCAAGTGCGTATTTACGGACACACCGATGCGCAAGGATCGGCGGGATACAACATGCAATTAGCGGAACAACGGGCTGAAGCCGTTAAGAATTGGCTGACGCAAAATGGTAATATTACCGAAGACCGGATTTCGTTGCATCCCGTAGGCGAGTCGCAGCCGGTAGCTTCTAATGCCAGTGCCGAAGGCCGTCAGCAGAATCGCCGGGTAGAAATTGTAGTTCGGCGTGGAGACCAAGGCTAA